In a single window of the Dreissena polymorpha isolate Duluth1 chromosome 3, UMN_Dpol_1.0, whole genome shotgun sequence genome:
- the LOC127873794 gene encoding 5'-3' exonuclease PLD3-like produces MANETIEIASFYWTMNDNDVPVQDPSAWEGEQLFKDLVVAGSVKNITIRIVQSKPERNAPVNDTLYLAKYANADVRTIDFAHLFGRGILHTKMWLVDRKHFYVGSANLDWRSFTQVKEMGATIQQCSCLAADMGKIFDAYWYLAVPDAAVPSTWNISLTTAYNADSPMVVDFNGTNYQTYLSSSPPPLCPAGREKDGDASVRIINESQQYIHIAVMDYYPTTQFVKPRTYWPVIDDAIRAAAFNRRVQVRLLVSYWNHTYNEMFLYLHSLQDLQTYTRFLKINIQVKLFVVPAYTDAQRNIPYSRVNHNKYMVTEKTAYIGTSNWSGDYFLTTGGIGLVIHGSSLGNHSDIRQQLEDVFQRDWYSEHAFSLDHFNTTMS; encoded by the exons ATGGCAAATGAAACCATTGAGATTGCAAGCTTCTACTGGACCATGAACGACAACGACGTGCCTGTCCAGGACCCCTCGGCATGGGAG GGTGAGCAACTCTTCAAGGACCTTGTGGTTGCAGGCAGCGTCAAGAACATCACGATCAGAATTGTTCAGAGCAAGCCAGAGAGAAATGCACCTGTCAACGACACACTGTATCTCGCGAAATATG CAAATGCTGATGTACGCACTATCGACTTCGCTCACCTGTTTGGCAGAGGAATTCTCCACACTAAGATGTGGCTTGTTGATCGGAAACACTTCTACGTTGGCAGCGCCAATCTGGACTGGCGGTCATTTACTCAG GTGAAAGAAATGGGTGCCACCATCCAGCAGTGTAGTTGCCTAGCAGCGGACATGGGCAAGATATTTGACGCCTACTGGTACCTGGCCGTACCAGACGCTGCGGTTCCCAGCACGTGGAATATAAGCTTAACCACCGCATACAATGCTGACAGCCCCATGGTGGTCGACTTCAACGGCACCAACTATCAGACTTACCTGTCA AGCTCTCCACCACCTTTGTGTCCCGCGGGAAGAGAAAAGGATGGTGATGCAAGTGTACGGATAATCAATGAGTCTCAACAATACATCCATATAGCTGTGATGGACTACTATCCAACCACACAGTTCGTGAAACCCAGAAC CTATTGGCCAGTTATTGATGATGCGATAAGGGCTGCTGCCTTCAACAGACGAGTTCAAGTGCGACTTCTTGTCAGTTACTGGAACCACACGTACAACGAAATGTTCCTGTACCTGCATTCCCTACAGGACCTCCAGACCTACACACGTTTCCTGAAGATTAACATTCAAGtg AAACTGTTTGTGGTCCCTGCTTACACTGATGCTCAAAGAAACATTCCATATTCTCGTGTTAACCACAACAAGTATATGGTGACAGAGAAGACTGCATATATTG GCACCTCCAACTGGTCTGGAGACTATTTCTTAACCACAGGTGGTATAGGTCTTGTAATCCATGGCAGCAGCCTTGGTAACCATAGCGATATCCGACAACAGCTGGAAGACGTCTTTCAAAGGGACTGGTACTCTGAGCATGCGTTCTCCCTTGACCATTTCAACACCACAATGTCTTGA